The DNA region CGACCTGACTCCCGCCCGCGGAGAAGGCGACGAGTGAGCCCAGCGCGAGCAGTACGCGCCGCAGGCCGCCGCGTTCGTCACGGCGAATGTCCCACCGGACGACGGCGGCGACGGCCAGCGCGACGACGCCGGTCACGACGAGCCCCGACGCGAGGCCGTCCACTGCCAGCACGCGTTGCCCGAGCCCGCGGACCGTCCCCGACGTGGTCCCCTCGCCGAGGAAGCTGAACTCGACGTTCGCGAGGACGGCACCGACGAGACCGGCGAGGGCCGGGATGCTGTCCCGCTCGGGAACGTCGGGACGGGGCAAGACGCTGGCGATGACGAACGCGATGCCGCCGCCGATGACAGGCGTCAACACCCAGACGGCGGCGATCTGCTGGTACTTCGCCCAGACCGGCGTCCCGCCCAGCGCGAGGCCGACGCCGATGACGGCACCCGTCACGGTGAACGCGGTCGCGATCGGATACCCCGTCGTGATCCCGACCGCCATCAGCCCCGCGCCCAGTACGAGCACGAGGATGACGCCGGCGACGGGCAGACTGATGCCGCCCACGAGACCGCTCCCGACCGCTTCCGAGACGCTCCCGCCCTGTGTGACCGCCCCTGCGAACCCGAAGATGCCGACCAGAAAGGCGGCCCGCATCGTCCCGATGGCGTTCGCGCCGACGGCCGGTGCGAAAGGGGTCGCGCCGCTCGATCCGGCACCGATGACCCACGCCATGAACAGGCTGGCGAGCGCTGCACCGACGAAGAGAGCGATGAGGGCGGGATCCATGGAACTGGTCAGTCCGCGCCCGTTACGGCGGTGTCACGTGCCTGGCTGCGGCTCCGCCAGTATCCCTGAGCGTACGCGCCCAGGAACATCCCGGCCAGCGCCCAGAGGATCGTGACGTTGCCGACGCCCAGGCTCGCGTACGCGGCACCCGGACAGATGCCCGAAAGCCCCCAGCCGACGCCGAAGATGGCACCCCCGACCAGGACGTTCCGATCGAACGGCTTCAGGCGACGCTCGTAGCGGTCACCCGTCAGGGGTGCCGCGTCCCGAATCCGGGGCAGCAGGGCGAACGCGATCCCGGAGACGATAGCGGCCCCGAACATCACGAACGGGAGGCCGAGGTCGTCGAACTGGAGGAAGTTCAGCACGACCTCCGGTCGCGCCATGTGGCTGAACCCGAGCCCGAAGCCGAACACGATGCCGCCGACGAAGATCAGCGGCTTGAACAGCGGGTGGCGGTCGTCGCTCACGTGTCGCTCCCTCCGTTCGCTCCCGTTCGCGTCTGCCGAGGCCTCTCGCTGGTCGGCCTCGCTGCCCACGTGTCGCTCCCTCCGTTCGCTCCCGTTCGCGCATTCCGAGACCCTCGCTGCTCACGGCTCACAGTCGTTCGCCGCTCGCTCTTCGAGGCGCGAACGTAGTGAGCACCTCGCACCGCTCGCGTCTCGCGCATCACGGGCTCACCCCCAGCGCTGCGACGACCTGGGCGGTCCCGATGGCGACGGTCAGGAACGTCACCACGCCGACCAGCGACGTCTTCGACGCCGAGCCGACGCCGCAGACGCCGTGCCCGGACGTACAGCCCTTGCCGATTCGGGTGCCGATTCCGACGAGGATGCCGCCGAGGAACAGCCGCCACGGCTGCACCTCTGTCATCCAGAGCGTCACCCCGGCGACCTCGTACAGCTGGCCGGTCGTCCCGGGTTCGTACAGCGAGCTCGTGACCAGCCCGGACTGGACGGTCGCCGCGAACGCCAGCCCGCCGAGGATGATGCCCAGCGTGAACACCACGCGCCAGTCCCGTGAGCCGACGTACCGCTGGAACCGCGACTGGTCGGAGACGTACGACAGCGTCGACTCCAGGAACGTACTCGCCCCGGCTGGGATACCCGTCCCGATGTAAATCAGAACGGTGCCGAGCCCGACGAGCAGTCCGCCGACGGCGTAGCGGCTGATCCCGTTGGGAAACAGCTCGGCGGTCACCTGAAGCGCGAGTGGATCAGTCACCATCGCCCGCCTCAGTCATCCGCCAGCGAGCCCTGGCTGGCGGCGCAGTTGTTCGGGCCGAGTTCGAGCGTGAACGCCTCCTCGTCGTCGACGGCGTTCTGTCCGAGGTTCGTCGCGATGATCTCTTCGTAGTTGGCCGGACGGGGCGGCATGTCCGAGAGGATCAGGTCGACGAAGTCGTCCTCGTCCATCGTGAGCGCGTCCATCTCGGCGACGAGCTCGCCGATGGGCGCGGTGTAGGTGCCGTCGTCGGCGGGCTCGGCGGCGTCGCTGAAGTGCGCGCCCCCGATTAGCGTGTCGTCGGGCAGCGTCAGCACGCGCTCCTGCAGGGATTCGTAGAGCATGCGCGCGGCGTCGGGCGCGCCGTCGTCGCCCTCTTCGAGGTCGGGGCGGGCGACGCTCTCGACGAACAGCCCGTCGCCGGTCGCGAGCAGGCTGTCGTCGATCAGATACGAGGTCATCCCGGTCGTGTGGCCGGGCGTGTAGACGGCCTCGATGGTGGCGTCGCCGACCTGGAAGGTGTCGCCGTCCGCGGCAGTGGTCAGCTCGTCAGCGTAGGTGACACCGCGGTCGACCGCGGCCTCGGGGATGACGCCCTCGACGCCCTCCGCGTCCAGATTCCGCACGCCCGAGATGTGGTCGGCGTGGATGTGGGTGTCCAGCGCGTACTGCAGGTCGACGCCGAGTTCCGCGGCGTCCGCGAGGTAGCGGTCGGTGAACGCCCGCAGCGGGTCGATAATTGCGGCTTCGCCGTCGTCGTACAGCAGGTAACCCAGGCAACCCGAGGAGGGTCGCTGGTACTGCAGGAGCGTGCCCGCGCCGTCGTAGCGCTCGACCTCGACGGCCTCGTAGATGCTCGCCCAGCCGTTCATCCCGTCTTCGAGGTGGTCCACGTCGTAGCCCTGTTCGACGAGCGTGCCCGCGACGTACTCGCTGGCACCCCCCTTCGCACAGAGGACCGTCACTTCGCGGTCGTCGGGGATCCGGTCGAGCACGCTGTCGTCGATCTCGTCGTCGAGGAACTCGAAGTACGGGACGTTGATCGACGTGACGTTCTCGCCGTCGATCCGCCACTCCTCGTAGTCCGATTGCATGCGCGCGTCGAGGAGCGTGACGTCCTCGCCGTCGTCGATTCGATCCTTCAGCGTCTTCGGTGCGACGCTCGAAACGTCTGCGTCCGGGGTCGGAAAGTCTTCGGCGTTCATGTCGTACACCCTCAGCTATTGGGTCGATGCACAAAAGGGTTTGCAAAGAAATTCACTAACTACACAATACAGTACTCCGAGAAGGAGAGCAAAAAGCTGTTGAAAGCCATTCAACGGTACTTTGTGAGCACCCATATCTATATTCGACCACACAGACTGTTGCAGTACGCACAATAACCAACATTCTTTTAACCCCGAAGGCGGTATTGTGCGATAGCTCCAATACGAATCAACGGAGCAGATACACTATGAGTGCTGAATTCGACATCGCAGAGACGCTCGACGTGAAAGGTGCATCGTGTCCCATGCCAGTGGTGAAAACGAAGTCCGCTATCGACGACCTCTCCGAGGGTGACGTCCTCGAAGTGCTGGCGACGGACTCCGGCAGTATGAGCGACATCGACGGCTGGGCCTCCGGAACCGAGGGCGTCGAGCTGCTCGACCAGGCGGAAGGCGACGACGTGTACAAACACTACGTCCGCAAGACGGAGTGACGATGAGCACGGACACGCCAGACGCGCCCGGCGACGAGACGCCCTCTCGCGCGGAACTCGCCGCGCGCGTCGACGAACTGGAAGACGCGCTCGCCGAGGCCACCAGCGAGGACGACGGCAAGAAGATGAGCATCATCGCCACCAAGGGGACCCTGGACATGGCGTACCCGCCGCTCATCCTCGCCAGCACTGCCGCCGCGTTCGGCTACGAGGTGACGGTCTTTCACACGTTCTGGGGGCTGGAGATCCTCCACGAGGAGCGCTCGAAGGACCTCAAGCTCAGCTCCGTGGGCAACCCCAACATGCCGGTC from Halomicrobium sp. LC1Hm includes:
- a CDS encoding inorganic phosphate transporter encodes the protein MDPALIALFVGAALASLFMAWVIGAGSSGATPFAPAVGANAIGTMRAAFLVGIFGFAGAVTQGGSVSEAVGSGLVGGISLPVAGVILVLVLGAGLMAVGITTGYPIATAFTVTGAVIGVGLALGGTPVWAKYQQIAAVWVLTPVIGGGIAFVIASVLPRPDVPERDSIPALAGLVGAVLANVEFSFLGEGTTSGTVRGLGQRVLAVDGLASGLVVTGVVALAVAAVVRWDIRRDERGGLRRVLLALGSLVAFSAGGSQVGLAVGPLLPLLDEIGMVSTMTVLVGGGLGMLAGSWTGAPRMIKSLAQDYSSLGPRRSISALVPSFLIAQLAVLLGVPVSFNEIVVSAIIGSGAAVGGRDAVDARKILVTVGAWAGSFGLSFVLAYAAADLLL
- a CDS encoding YeeE/YedE family protein, with translation MSDDRHPLFKPLIFVGGIVFGFGLGFSHMARPEVVLNFLQFDDLGLPFVMFGAAIVSGIAFALLPRIRDAAPLTGDRYERRLKPFDRNVLVGGAIFGVGWGLSGICPGAAYASLGVGNVTILWALAGMFLGAYAQGYWRSRSQARDTAVTGAD
- a CDS encoding YeeE/YedE family protein, whose translation is MVTDPLALQVTAELFPNGISRYAVGGLLVGLGTVLIYIGTGIPAGASTFLESTLSYVSDQSRFQRYVGSRDWRVVFTLGIILGGLAFAATVQSGLVTSSLYEPGTTGQLYEVAGVTLWMTEVQPWRLFLGGILVGIGTRIGKGCTSGHGVCGVGSASKTSLVGVVTFLTVAIGTAQVVAALGVSP
- a CDS encoding MBL fold metallo-hydrolase, which translates into the protein MNAEDFPTPDADVSSVAPKTLKDRIDDGEDVTLLDARMQSDYEEWRIDGENVTSINVPYFEFLDDEIDDSVLDRIPDDREVTVLCAKGGASEYVAGTLVEQGYDVDHLEDGMNGWASIYEAVEVERYDGAGTLLQYQRPSSGCLGYLLYDDGEAAIIDPLRAFTDRYLADAAELGVDLQYALDTHIHADHISGVRNLDAEGVEGVIPEAAVDRGVTYADELTTAADGDTFQVGDATIEAVYTPGHTTGMTSYLIDDSLLATGDGLFVESVARPDLEEGDDGAPDAARMLYESLQERVLTLPDDTLIGGAHFSDAAEPADDGTYTAPIGELVAEMDALTMDEDDFVDLILSDMPPRPANYEEIIATNLGQNAVDDEEAFTLELGPNNCAASQGSLADD
- a CDS encoding sulfurtransferase TusA family protein, producing the protein MSAEFDIAETLDVKGASCPMPVVKTKSAIDDLSEGDVLEVLATDSGSMSDIDGWASGTEGVELLDQAEGDDVYKHYVRKTE
- a CDS encoding DsrE/DsrF/DrsH-like family protein gives rise to the protein MSTDTPDAPGDETPSRAELAARVDELEDALAEATSEDDGKKMSIIATKGTLDMAYPPLILASTAAAFGYEVTVFHTFWGLEILHEERSKDLKLSSVGNPNMPVPNAVAALPGMDRVTTKMMEKKIADNDTATIEELIETSLDMGVEFQACQMTIELMDYDESEFYDGVTTGVGAATALQDMADADIQLLV